A stretch of the Bacillaceae bacterium S4-13-56 genome encodes the following:
- a CDS encoding manganese catalase family protein, which yields MFTHQKELLFPVNVQSSNPSYAAAVLEQFGGANGELKACLQYFVQSFSVKDPAMKDLLLDIATEEISHLEMVGTCITQLMGGPDKDPSMLGGQDVEMASEGSMMTNAHDFINSTVQKGMILGGHGPTLTDSSGSPFSGNFINSVGDLIANLESNHAAELRARKVYEELHRHVQDPGAREMFDFLIQREEAHSLQFEKAIEVAKELKSEKSYGDKKYSKLYPDLSAGGPGAAQFGFPDAGMITGPFKGNSDTDMINGQNPPLQ from the coding sequence ATGTTTACTCATCAAAAAGAATTACTATTTCCTGTTAATGTTCAAAGTTCAAATCCTAGTTATGCAGCAGCCGTTTTAGAACAATTTGGCGGCGCAAATGGTGAACTAAAAGCTTGTCTTCAATACTTTGTTCAAAGTTTTAGTGTAAAGGATCCAGCTATGAAAGATCTTTTGTTAGATATTGCTACAGAAGAAATCTCCCATTTAGAAATGGTCGGTACATGTATTACACAGTTAATGGGTGGCCCTGATAAAGACCCAAGTATGCTTGGCGGACAAGATGTGGAAATGGCATCTGAAGGTTCTATGATGACCAATGCTCATGATTTCATTAATTCTACTGTACAAAAAGGAATGATTTTGGGTGGACACGGACCAACATTAACCGATTCTTCCGGCTCCCCGTTCTCTGGTAATTTTATTAATTCAGTTGGTGACCTAATAGCTAACTTAGAATCAAACCATGCCGCTGAATTAAGAGCAAGAAAAGTCTATGAAGAGCTGCACCGTCACGTACAGGATCCGGGAGCACGCGAGATGTTTGATTTTCTTATCCAACGTGAAGAAGCTCACTCTCTTCAATTCGAAAAAGCTATTGAAGTGGCTAAGGAATTAAAGTCTGAAAAATCCTATGGAGATAAAAAATACTCAAAGCTTTATCCAGATTTATCCGCAGGTGGACCAGGGGCAGCCCAATTTGGATTCCCTGATGCAGGAATGATTACAGGTCCGTTTAAAGGTAATTCTGATACAGATATGATAAACGGTCAAAATCCCCCGTTACAATAA